One region of Mycobacterium riyadhense genomic DNA includes:
- a CDS encoding NAD(P)H-binding protein, whose translation MTIVVTGATGNVGRPLVAELAAAGARVRAVTRTPDTADFPDGVEVARSVADAIPGASAVFLNSRGLGPGMADVVARSAAAGVTKLVALSAINADDDFARQPSRFRGDRNKEVEQLAVDSGLAWVSLRPSVFATNFAGMWSAQIRAGDVVAGPYAAASTAPIVESDISAVAARALLTDDLVGQKIPLTGPQTLTNAELVEVIGRVLNRPLHYQEVPPDAVRQRFIGLGFSAEFADAYLAMLAASLDKPALVTHDVEKILDRPALTFAHWVSRHSEIFTN comes from the coding sequence ATGACCATTGTCGTTACCGGGGCGACCGGCAATGTGGGTCGCCCACTGGTTGCCGAACTTGCCGCCGCGGGCGCACGCGTGCGCGCGGTCACCCGCACACCCGACACTGCCGACTTCCCCGACGGGGTCGAAGTGGCGCGTTCGGTCGCCGATGCGATCCCAGGAGCGTCGGCGGTGTTTCTCAATTCCCGCGGCTTGGGTCCGGGCATGGCCGACGTGGTGGCCCGATCGGCGGCGGCCGGGGTCACCAAGCTGGTCGCGCTGTCGGCAATCAACGCCGACGACGATTTCGCCAGGCAGCCGTCACGCTTTCGCGGGGACCGCAACAAGGAGGTCGAACAGCTCGCCGTCGACTCCGGGTTGGCCTGGGTGAGCCTGCGGCCCAGCGTTTTTGCGACGAACTTCGCCGGCATGTGGTCGGCGCAGATCCGCGCCGGTGACGTAGTGGCCGGACCGTATGCCGCGGCGTCCACGGCACCGATCGTGGAAAGCGACATTTCCGCGGTCGCAGCCCGGGCGTTGCTCACCGACGACCTTGTCGGGCAGAAGATCCCGCTGACCGGTCCGCAGACATTGACCAACGCTGAGCTGGTCGAGGTCATCGGCCGCGTGCTGAACCGCCCGCTGCATTATCAGGAGGTACCGCCGGACGCGGTGCGGCAACGGTTTATTGGCTTGGGCTTTTCCGCCGAATTCGCTGACGCGTATCTCGCCATGCTCGCCGCTTCGCTCGACAAACCGGCCTTGGTCACCCACGACGTGGAGAAGATCCTCGACCGCCCGGCGCTCACGTTCGCGCATTGGGTGTCCCGGCACAGCGAAATATTCACAAACTAG
- a CDS encoding WhiB family transcriptional regulator, producing MTATTLYEVPLGVCTQDPDRWTETPDDEAKTLCRACPRRWACAKEAVESPGAEGLWAGVVIPDSGRARAFALGQLRSLAERNGYPVRERVVAQSA from the coding sequence ATGACCGCAACGACTCTGTACGAGGTCCCGCTGGGCGTTTGCACGCAAGACCCTGACCGTTGGACAGAGACTCCTGACGACGAGGCCAAGACGTTGTGCCGGGCCTGCCCTCGCCGTTGGGCGTGTGCCAAAGAGGCCGTCGAGTCGCCGGGTGCCGAAGGCCTGTGGGCCGGCGTGGTCATCCCCGACTCGGGCCGGGCGCGGGCATTCGCGTTGGGTCAGCTGCGATCCCTGGCGGAGCGCAACGGCTACCCGGTGCGTGAGCGGGTGGTCGCCCAATCGGCGTGA
- a CDS encoding nitroreductase family deazaflavin-dependent oxidoreductase: MSDPQPPRYLKPMNKVMMAVQKLGIPTGPAMVLTVPGRKSGRPRSTPMTPFEFRGGLYVVAGYPGADWAANARAAGTGTLARGRRSRRVRIVELSAEEARPVLRAFPAQVPVGVGFAKRSGMVRDGTADEFEALAGRLTVFRFEPITV, encoded by the coding sequence ATGTCCGATCCACAACCGCCGCGCTACCTCAAGCCGATGAACAAGGTGATGATGGCGGTGCAGAAGCTTGGCATCCCGACGGGCCCCGCCATGGTATTGACGGTGCCCGGCCGCAAATCGGGTCGCCCGCGCAGCACTCCGATGACACCCTTCGAATTTCGCGGCGGCCTCTACGTGGTGGCCGGATATCCCGGCGCGGACTGGGCGGCAAACGCCCGAGCCGCCGGCACCGGAACACTGGCGCGCGGACGCCGTTCCCGGCGGGTCAGGATCGTCGAGTTGAGCGCCGAGGAAGCCCGCCCGGTACTACGCGCATTTCCGGCCCAGGTTCCGGTCGGAGTTGGATTTGCGAAGCGTTCGGGCATGGTGCGCGATGGAACCGCCGACGAATTCGAGGCACTCGCCGGACGGCTCACCGTTTTCCGATTCGAACCGATCACGGTGTAA